A DNA window from Enterobacter asburiae contains the following coding sequences:
- a CDS encoding MalY/PatB family protein, with protein sequence MFDFSTVVDRHGTWCTQWDYVADRFGAADLLPFTISDMDFATAPCITDALHQRINHGVLGYSRWKNDEFLAAVAHWFQQRFNSQIDTETVVYGPSVIYMVSELIRLWSHPGDGVVVHTPAYDAFYKAIEGNARHVVPVEMEKHAAGWQGNMAALEAALAKPENKILLLCSPQNPTGKVWTRDELTQMAELCERYDVAVISDEIHMDMVWGEHRHTPWSAVARGKWALLTSGSKSFNIPALTGAYSLIGDEQSRNGYLSALKGRDGLSSPSVLALTAHIAAYQQGAPWLDALRSYLEENLMYIAQEVNRAFPKLNWQPPEATYLAWIDLRPLNIDDRALQKVLIEQQKIAIMPGYTYGKEGNGFVRLNAGCPRSKLEQGVQRLIAGINTLL encoded by the coding sequence ATGTTTGATTTTTCTACCGTCGTGGATCGACACGGCACCTGGTGTACGCAGTGGGACTACGTCGCCGACCGCTTTGGCGCGGCCGATCTGCTGCCCTTCACCATCTCGGATATGGATTTCGCCACCGCGCCCTGCATTACCGACGCGCTGCATCAGCGCATCAATCACGGCGTGCTGGGCTACAGCCGCTGGAAGAACGATGAGTTTCTCGCCGCCGTCGCGCACTGGTTCCAGCAGCGCTTTAACAGCCAGATTGATACGGAAACCGTCGTTTATGGTCCTTCCGTTATCTACATGGTGTCAGAGCTGATTCGTCTCTGGTCACACCCCGGCGACGGCGTGGTGGTGCACACCCCGGCATACGACGCGTTTTATAAAGCCATTGAAGGGAATGCGCGTCATGTGGTGCCCGTGGAGATGGAAAAGCACGCCGCAGGCTGGCAGGGAAATATGGCGGCGCTGGAAGCGGCCCTGGCGAAACCTGAAAACAAAATTTTACTGCTTTGCAGCCCGCAAAACCCAACCGGCAAGGTCTGGACGCGGGACGAGCTGACGCAGATGGCGGAACTGTGCGAGCGCTATGACGTGGCGGTTATCAGCGATGAAATTCATATGGATATGGTGTGGGGAGAGCATCGTCACACGCCGTGGAGCGCGGTGGCGCGCGGCAAATGGGCGCTTCTCACCTCCGGCTCGAAAAGCTTTAATATTCCGGCGCTGACGGGCGCTTACAGCCTGATTGGCGATGAACAGAGCCGTAACGGTTATCTTAGCGCGCTAAAAGGCCGGGACGGACTCTCTTCCCCTTCAGTGCTGGCGCTGACGGCGCATATTGCCGCCTATCAGCAGGGTGCGCCGTGGCTGGATGCCCTGCGGAGCTATCTGGAAGAGAATCTGATGTATATCGCGCAGGAAGTAAACCGCGCCTTTCCGAAGCTGAACTGGCAGCCGCCCGAAGCAACCTATCTGGCCTGGATTGACCTGCGTCCGCTGAATATTGACGATCGGGCGCTGCAAAAAGTACTGATCGAGCAGCAAAAAATCGCCATCATGCCGGGATATACCTACGGCAAAGAGGGAAATGGCTTTGTTCGCCTGAACGCTGGCTGTCCGCGCAGCAAGCTTGAACAAGGGGTGCAACGCCTCATTGCCGGGATTAACACGCTCCTGTAA
- the add gene encoding adenosine deaminase, which translates to MIDTRLPLTDIHRHLDGNIRAQTILDLGRQFNLTLPAQTLESLIPHVQVTSNEPDLVSFLSKLDWGVKMLASLDACRRVAFENIEDAARNGLHYVELRFSPGYMAMTHSLPVAGVVEAVIEGVREGCKTFDVQARLIGIMSRTFGEAACLQELEALLAHRDAITAVDLAGDELGFPGSLFLSHFNRARDAGWHITVHAGEAAGPESIWQAIRELGAERIGHGVKAVEDRALMDFLAEQRIGIESCLTSNIQTSTVATLAHHPLKTFLEHGVLASLNTDDPAVQGVDIIHEYNIAAPQAGLSREQIRQAQINGLEIAFLTPEEKQALKDKVARG; encoded by the coding sequence ATGATTGATACACGCCTGCCTTTAACTGATATTCATCGTCACCTTGACGGTAACATTCGTGCCCAAACCATCCTCGATCTTGGCCGCCAGTTCAATTTAACGCTTCCTGCTCAGACGCTTGAGTCGCTGATCCCGCACGTACAGGTAACCTCCAATGAACCGGACCTGGTCAGCTTCCTGAGCAAACTAGACTGGGGCGTGAAGATGCTGGCCTCGCTGGATGCCTGTCGCCGCGTGGCGTTTGAGAACATTGAAGATGCGGCCCGTAACGGCCTGCATTACGTCGAGCTGCGCTTCTCGCCGGGCTATATGGCGATGACCCACAGCCTGCCCGTTGCAGGCGTGGTGGAAGCCGTGATTGAAGGCGTGCGCGAAGGGTGTAAAACCTTCGACGTTCAGGCCCGTCTGATTGGCATTATGAGCCGTACGTTCGGCGAAGCCGCCTGCCTGCAGGAGCTTGAAGCGCTGCTGGCCCATCGCGATGCCATCACCGCCGTCGATTTGGCCGGTGACGAGCTGGGCTTCCCGGGCAGTCTGTTCCTCTCCCACTTCAACCGCGCGCGCGATGCCGGCTGGCACATTACCGTGCATGCGGGTGAAGCGGCTGGCCCGGAAAGCATCTGGCAGGCCATCCGCGAGCTGGGCGCCGAGCGTATCGGCCACGGCGTGAAGGCGGTAGAAGATCGCGCCCTGATGGATTTCCTGGCGGAGCAGCGTATCGGGATTGAGTCTTGCCTGACGTCTAACATTCAGACCAGCACCGTGGCAACGCTGGCGCATCATCCGCTGAAAACGTTCCTTGAGCACGGCGTGCTGGCCTCGCTGAACACTGACGACCCGGCGGTTCAGGGCGTGGATATCATCCACGAATACAACATCGCCGCACCGCAGGCGGGTCTGAGCCGCGAGCAGATCCGTCAGGCGCAGATCAACGGGCTGGAGATCGCCTTCCTGACGCCCGAAGAGAAGCAGGCGCTTAAAGATAAAGTGGCTCGCGGTTGA
- a CDS encoding oxidoreductase, with protein sequence MSDNIRVGLIGYGYASKTFHAPLIAGTPGMILAAVSSSDAAKVHADWPSVPVVSEPKHLFNDPNIDLIVIPTPNDTHFPLAKAALEAGKHVVVDKPFTVTLSQARELDALAKSLGRLLSVFHNRRWDSDFLTVKRLLSEGTLGEILFFESHFDRFRPQVRNRWREQAGPGSGIWYDLAPHLLDQAVNLFGLPVSMTVDLAQLRPGAQTTDYFHAVLSYPQRRIVLHGTMVAAAESARYIIHGTRGSYVKFGLDPQEDRLKSGERLPQEDWGYDMRDGVVTRVEGEELVEETLLTIPGNYPAYYAGIRDALNGTGENPVPASQAIQIMELIELGIESAKHRATLCLA encoded by the coding sequence ATGAGTGATAATATCCGCGTTGGGCTTATCGGCTACGGGTATGCAAGCAAAACGTTTCATGCGCCTCTGATAGCCGGGACGCCGGGGATGATCCTGGCTGCGGTATCCAGCAGCGATGCCGCTAAAGTCCATGCCGACTGGCCTTCCGTGCCGGTTGTCTCTGAGCCAAAACACCTTTTCAACGATCCGAATATTGATTTAATCGTTATCCCCACCCCGAACGACACCCACTTCCCGCTGGCAAAGGCCGCGCTTGAAGCCGGTAAGCACGTGGTGGTCGATAAGCCCTTTACCGTCACGTTGTCTCAGGCTCGCGAGCTGGATGCGCTGGCAAAAAGTCTGGGCAGGCTGCTGTCGGTATTCCATAACCGCCGCTGGGACAGCGACTTTCTGACGGTAAAAAGGCTTCTCAGTGAAGGCACGCTAGGGGAGATCCTCTTTTTTGAATCGCACTTTGACCGCTTCCGTCCGCAGGTACGAAACCGCTGGCGCGAGCAGGCCGGTCCGGGCAGCGGCATCTGGTACGATTTAGCCCCGCATCTGCTGGATCAGGCCGTCAATCTTTTTGGTCTGCCGGTGAGCATGACGGTCGATCTGGCCCAGCTCCGGCCCGGAGCGCAGACGACTGATTACTTCCACGCGGTGCTCAGCTACCCGCAGCGGCGGATTGTGCTGCACGGCACGATGGTCGCGGCCGCGGAATCGGCCCGCTACATCATTCACGGCACGCGCGGGAGCTACGTGAAGTTTGGCCTCGATCCGCAGGAGGACCGGCTGAAAAGCGGTGAACGTTTGCCGCAGGAAGACTGGGGCTATGATATGCGCGACGGCGTGGTCACGCGGGTGGAAGGTGAGGAACTGGTAGAGGAGACCTTGCTGACGATCCCGGGCAACTATCCGGCCTATTATGCGGGCATTCGCGATGCGCTGAACGGCACGGGCGAAAATCCGGTTCCGGCCAGCCAGGCGATTCAGATAATGGAGCTGATTGAGCTGGGTATTGAATCTGCCAAACATCGCGCCACGCTCTGTCTGGCATAA
- the blr gene encoding division septum protein Blr produces MNRIIELAGWIVLGVSVILLGVASHIDNYQPPEPVTVAQPK; encoded by the coding sequence ATTAATCGAATCATTGAATTAGCGGGATGGATTGTCCTTGGGGTTTCGGTCATTTTGCTGGGCGTTGCCAGCCATATCGATAACTACCAGCCGCCGGAGCCTGTCACAGTCGCCCAACCTAAGTAA
- the ydgT gene encoding transcription modulator YdgT has translation MTVQDYLLKFRKINSLESLEKLFDHLNYTLSDNQDIINMYRAADHRRAELVSGGRLFNVGEVPKSVWRYVL, from the coding sequence ATGACAGTTCAGGACTATTTATTAAAATTTCGCAAGATCAATTCGCTTGAGAGCCTGGAAAAACTGTTTGACCATCTGAACTACACCCTGTCGGATAATCAGGACATCATTAATATGTATCGCGCTGCTGACCATCGCCGTGCGGAGCTGGTTTCCGGAGGTCGTTTGTTCAACGTGGGTGAAGTGCCTAAGTCCGTATGGCGTTACGTTTTATAA
- a CDS encoding DUF2569 domain-containing protein gives MTATPGERIGGWLIAPLAWLLVALLSASLALLLYTTALITPHAIQTLMSQSVLSIAMWFVSFVFAIGMWYYTLWLTIAFFKRRKSVPKHYIIWLLISVLLAVKAFAFSPVSDALAVRQLLFPLLAAALLVPYFKRSTRVKNTFVNP, from the coding sequence ATGACCGCAACGCCTGGAGAACGCATTGGAGGCTGGTTAATCGCCCCACTGGCATGGCTGCTGGTTGCCTTATTAAGCGCATCACTTGCGCTGCTGCTGTATACCACCGCACTGATTACTCCTCACGCCATCCAGACCCTGATGTCGCAAAGCGTGCTGAGTATTGCGATGTGGTTTGTGTCGTTCGTTTTCGCGATTGGTATGTGGTACTACACCCTGTGGTTGACCATCGCCTTCTTTAAGCGCCGCAAAAGTGTACCTAAACACTACATTATCTGGCTGCTGATTTCGGTTCTGCTGGCGGTTAAAGCCTTTGCTTTTTCGCCCGTATCAGACGCTCTGGCCGTTCGTCAGCTGCTTTTCCCGTTACTGGCGGCCGCGCTGCTGGTCCCCTATTTCAAACGTTCGACGCGGGTAAAAAACACCTTCGTGAACCCGTAA
- the rsxA gene encoding electron transport complex subunit RsxA, giving the protein MTDYLLLFVGTVLVNNFVLVKFLGLCPFMGVSKKLETAMGMGLATTFVMTMASICAWLIDTWILIPLGLIYLRTLAFILVIAVVVQFTEMVVRKTSPALYRLLGIFLPLITTNCAVLGVALLNINLGHNFMQSALYGFSAAVGFSFVMVLFASIRERLAAADIPAPFRGNAIALVTAGLMSLAFMGFSGLVKL; this is encoded by the coding sequence ATGACCGATTACTTACTGCTCTTTGTCGGCACCGTGCTGGTTAACAACTTCGTTCTGGTGAAGTTCCTTGGCCTGTGCCCGTTTATGGGCGTGTCCAAAAAGCTGGAAACGGCGATGGGCATGGGGCTGGCGACAACCTTCGTCATGACGATGGCGTCCATCTGCGCGTGGTTGATTGATACCTGGATCCTCATCCCGCTGGGGTTAATCTATCTTCGTACGCTGGCTTTTATTCTGGTCATTGCGGTTGTTGTGCAATTTACTGAAATGGTGGTGCGTAAAACCAGCCCGGCCCTCTATCGCCTGCTGGGTATCTTCCTGCCGCTGATCACCACCAACTGTGCCGTTCTCGGCGTTGCGCTGCTGAACATCAACCTTGGCCATAACTTTATGCAGTCGGCGCTGTACGGTTTTTCCGCCGCCGTCGGTTTCTCATTTGTTATGGTCCTGTTCGCGTCGATTCGCGAGCGTCTGGCGGCAGCGGATATCCCTGCGCCCTTCCGCGGTAACGCGATTGCGCTGGTGACCGCGGGTTTAATGTCTCTGGCCTTTATGGGCTTTAGTGGTCTGGTGAAGTTGTAA
- the rsxB gene encoding electron transport complex subunit RsxB — protein MNAIWIAIASISVLGLVFGLILGYASRRFAVEDDPVVEKIDELLPQSQCGQCGYPGCRPYAEAVGIQGEKINRCAPGGEAVMLKIAALLNVDPQPVDGDAEVQEPVRALAVIDEANCIGCTKCIQACPVDAIVGATRAMHTVVADLCTGCNLCVAPCPTQCIELRPVETTTESWKWDLQTIPVRIIPVEQHA, from the coding sequence ATGAATGCTATCTGGATTGCCATCGCCTCTATCAGCGTCCTGGGGTTGGTGTTTGGCCTTATCCTGGGTTACGCCTCCCGCCGTTTCGCGGTAGAGGACGATCCTGTTGTTGAAAAAATTGATGAGCTGTTGCCGCAAAGCCAGTGCGGGCAGTGCGGCTACCCAGGCTGCCGTCCCTACGCTGAAGCGGTAGGCATTCAGGGTGAAAAAATTAACCGCTGCGCCCCCGGCGGCGAAGCGGTGATGCTGAAAATCGCGGCCCTGCTTAACGTCGATCCGCAGCCCGTTGATGGCGATGCGGAGGTGCAGGAGCCGGTTCGCGCCCTCGCCGTGATCGACGAGGCAAACTGCATCGGCTGCACCAAATGTATTCAGGCCTGCCCGGTTGACGCCATTGTCGGCGCCACCCGCGCCATGCACACCGTCGTGGCGGATCTGTGCACCGGCTGTAACCTCTGCGTGGCCCCCTGCCCGACGCAATGTATCGAGCTGCGCCCGGTTGAAACGACTACCGAAAGCTGGAAGTGGGATCTTCAAACCATTCCGGTTCGCATCATTCCTGTGGAACAACATGCTTAA
- the rsxC gene encoding electron transport complex subunit RsxC: MLKLFSAFRKEKIWDFDGGIHPPEMKTQSNGTPLRQIPLATRYVMPLKQHIGAEGELCVKEGDTVLRGQPLTFGRGRMLPVHAPTSGKVVAIAPHTVAHPSALSELSVIIEADGEDRWIERDGWSDYRSQSREALIERIHQFGVAGLGGAGFPTGVKLRGGGDNIQTLIINAAECEPYITADDRLMQDCAAQVVEGIRILAHILKPREVLIGIEDNKPQAISMLRAVLAGSHDISLRVIPTKYPSGGAKQLTQILTGKQVPHGGRSSDIGVLMQNIGTAYAVKRAVIDGEPLTERVVTLTGESVSRPGNVWARLGTPVRHLLEQAEFCPASDQMVIMGGPLMGFTLPWLDVPVVKITNCLLAPSPTEMGEEQEEKGCIRCSACADACPADLLPQQLYWYSKGQLHDKAKSHNLADCIECGACAWVCPSNIPLVQYFRQEKAEIYAISMEEKRAAEAKARFEARQARLEREKIARQERHKQAAVQPAGKDQDAINAALARVREKKADAAQTVVIQAGEKPDNSEAIAAREARKAAARARQAEKAQTVQADTEIDPRKAAVEAAIARAKARKAGEQQVVVEQEAVDPRKAAVEAAIARAKARKAAQQAPEAVSEAEAPPVDPRKAAVEAAITRAKARKAAQQAPEAVSEAEAPPVDPRKAAVEAAIARAKARKAAQQEEQPQAANDDPRKAAVAAAIARVQAKKAAQQAVNED; encoded by the coding sequence ATGCTTAAGTTATTTTCTGCTTTCAGAAAAGAGAAGATTTGGGACTTTGACGGCGGTATCCATCCGCCAGAGATGAAAACCCAGTCCAACGGCACGCCGCTGCGTCAAATTCCGCTGGCGACGCGTTACGTCATGCCGCTCAAGCAGCATATTGGCGCTGAGGGCGAGCTGTGCGTGAAAGAAGGCGATACGGTTCTTCGCGGTCAGCCGCTGACCTTTGGCCGTGGACGTATGCTGCCGGTGCACGCCCCTACCTCCGGTAAAGTGGTGGCGATTGCCCCTCATACGGTGGCTCATCCGTCCGCGCTGTCGGAGCTGAGCGTGATCATTGAAGCCGACGGCGAAGACCGCTGGATTGAACGTGACGGCTGGAGCGATTACCGCAGCCAGAGCCGCGAAGCGCTTATCGAGCGTATTCATCAGTTCGGCGTCGCCGGGCTGGGCGGCGCGGGCTTCCCGACCGGCGTCAAGCTGCGCGGCGGTGGCGATAACATCCAGACGTTGATTATCAATGCCGCCGAGTGCGAGCCGTATATCACCGCCGACGATCGTCTGATGCAGGATTGCGCCGCTCAGGTGGTGGAAGGCATCCGCATCCTGGCGCACATTCTGAAGCCGCGGGAAGTGCTGATTGGTATCGAAGACAATAAACCGCAGGCCATCTCGATGCTGCGCGCCGTGCTGGCGGGCAGTCATGATATTAGCCTGCGCGTTATCCCGACCAAGTACCCTTCTGGCGGCGCAAAACAGCTGACGCAAATTCTCACCGGCAAGCAGGTCCCGCACGGCGGACGCTCTTCGGATATCGGCGTGCTGATGCAAAACATCGGCACCGCCTATGCGGTGAAACGCGCGGTGATTGACGGCGAGCCGTTGACCGAGCGCGTGGTGACGCTGACCGGCGAGTCGGTTTCCCGTCCGGGCAACGTCTGGGCGCGTCTGGGTACGCCGGTGCGCCATCTGCTGGAACAGGCTGAATTTTGCCCGGCCAGCGACCAGATGGTGATCATGGGTGGCCCGCTGATGGGCTTTACGCTGCCGTGGCTGGACGTTCCGGTAGTGAAAATCACTAACTGTCTGCTCGCCCCTTCCCCCACCGAAATGGGTGAAGAGCAGGAAGAGAAAGGTTGCATTCGCTGCAGCGCCTGTGCCGATGCCTGCCCGGCGGATCTCCTCCCACAGCAGCTGTACTGGTACAGCAAAGGCCAGCTGCACGACAAGGCAAAATCCCATAACCTGGCCGACTGCATTGAATGCGGCGCCTGCGCCTGGGTCTGCCCAAGCAACATTCCGCTGGTGCAATACTTCCGTCAGGAGAAGGCCGAGATTTATGCCATCTCCATGGAAGAAAAACGCGCCGCGGAAGCCAAGGCACGTTTCGAAGCGCGTCAGGCGCGACTGGAGCGCGAAAAAATCGCCCGTCAGGAACGCCATAAACAGGCCGCCGTTCAGCCTGCCGGGAAAGATCAGGATGCGATCAACGCCGCGCTGGCGCGCGTTCGCGAGAAAAAAGCCGATGCCGCCCAGACGGTGGTGATCCAGGCCGGGGAAAAACCGGATAACAGCGAAGCGATTGCCGCCCGCGAAGCGCGAAAGGCTGCGGCTCGCGCGCGTCAGGCGGAAAAAGCGCAAACGGTTCAGGCAGATACTGAGATCGACCCGCGTAAAGCGGCCGTTGAAGCGGCGATAGCCCGGGCCAAGGCCCGCAAAGCTGGAGAGCAGCAGGTAGTCGTCGAGCAAGAAGCGGTCGACCCACGCAAAGCCGCCGTTGAAGCGGCGATTGCCCGCGCCAAAGCCCGTAAGGCTGCGCAGCAGGCGCCAGAGGCAGTATCAGAAGCAGAAGCACCACCGGTCGACCCGCGTAAAGCCGCCGTCGAAGCAGCGATTACCCGCGCCAAAGCCCGTAAGGCTGCGCAGCAGGCGCCAGAGGCAGTATCAGAAGCAGAAGCACCACCGGTCGACCCGCGTAAAGCCGCCGTCGAAGCAGCGATTGCTCGCGCCAAAGCCCGCAAGGCTGCGCAGCAGGAAGAGCAGCCGCAGGCCGCCAACGATGACCCGCGCAAGGCCGCCGTCGCCGCCGCCATTGCGCGCGTTCAGGCGAAGAAAGCCGCACAGCAAGCCGTAAACGAGGATTAA
- the rsxD gene encoding electron transport complex subunit RsxD, which produces MVFRIASSPYTHNQRQTSRIMMLVCLAALPGIAVQCWFFGWGTLFQIALGCASAVAAEALVLKLRKMAVSRILADNSALLTGLLLAISIPPFAPWWMVVLGTVFAVIIAKQLYGGLGHNPFNPAMIGYVVLLISFPVQMTSWLPPHEIAATVPGFMDALHVIFTGHTALGADMNALRMGVDGISQATPLDTFKTSLHAGQSVEQIMKSAIYSGMLAGAGWQWVNLAYLLGGLFLLQQKAIRWHIPVSFLVTLTVCATLGWVFSPESLASPQMHLLSGATMLGAFFILTDPVTASTTNRGRLIFGALAGLLVWLIRSFGGYPDGVAFAVLLANITVPLIDYYTRPRVYGHR; this is translated from the coding sequence ATGGTTTTCAGAATCGCAAGTTCCCCTTACACCCACAACCAGCGTCAGACATCGCGCATTATGATGCTGGTCTGCCTGGCCGCGCTGCCGGGCATTGCCGTTCAGTGCTGGTTTTTCGGCTGGGGAACCCTGTTCCAGATAGCCCTGGGCTGCGCCAGCGCCGTCGCGGCGGAAGCACTCGTCCTGAAGCTGCGTAAGATGGCCGTGTCACGCATTCTGGCTGACAACTCCGCGCTGCTGACCGGCCTGCTGCTCGCCATCAGTATTCCGCCGTTTGCCCCGTGGTGGATGGTCGTGCTCGGTACCGTGTTTGCCGTAATCATTGCCAAACAGCTGTACGGCGGGCTCGGCCATAACCCGTTTAACCCGGCGATGATTGGCTACGTGGTGCTGCTAATCTCCTTCCCGGTGCAGATGACCAGCTGGCTGCCGCCGCACGAGATTGCGGCCACGGTTCCGGGCTTTATGGATGCCCTGCACGTTATCTTTACCGGCCATACGGCGCTCGGCGCTGATATGAACGCCCTGCGCATGGGCGTGGACGGCATCAGCCAGGCGACGCCTCTCGATACCTTTAAAACGTCCCTGCACGCCGGGCAAAGCGTTGAGCAGATCATGAAATCCGCGATTTACAGCGGCATGCTGGCAGGTGCAGGCTGGCAGTGGGTCAACCTGGCGTATCTGCTGGGCGGCCTGTTCCTGCTGCAGCAAAAAGCCATTCGCTGGCATATTCCGGTCAGCTTCCTCGTGACGCTGACGGTTTGCGCGACGCTGGGATGGGTCTTCTCTCCTGAATCACTCGCCAGCCCGCAGATGCACCTGCTCTCCGGGGCGACCATGCTGGGTGCCTTCTTTATCCTGACGGACCCGGTGACCGCGTCAACGACTAACCGCGGCCGCCTGATCTTCGGCGCGCTGGCGGGCCTGCTGGTATGGCTCATCCGCAGCTTTGGCGGTTACCCGGACGGCGTCGCGTTTGCCGTCCTGCTTGCCAACATTACCGTTCCGCTCATCGACTATTACACGCGTCCGCGCGTGTACGGCCATCGCTAA
- the rsxG gene encoding electron transport complex subunit RsxG encodes MLKTMQKHGVTLAVFAAVLTGLTALVNTLTKTTIEEQASKQQKALFDQVIPSDFYDNDLQKSCFVVDAPQLGKGPHRLFIARKGDKPVGAVMEATAPDGYSGAIQLLVGSDFSGTILGTRVTEHHETPGLGDKIETRLSDWILHFAGKVIHGEGDTAFAVKKDGGEFDQFTGATITPRAVVNAVKRAGLYAETLPAQINNLPACEE; translated from the coding sequence ATGTTAAAAACGATGCAAAAGCACGGCGTCACGCTGGCTGTCTTCGCCGCGGTTCTCACCGGGCTGACGGCCCTGGTTAACACGTTAACCAAAACGACCATCGAAGAGCAGGCTTCAAAGCAGCAAAAGGCGCTGTTCGATCAGGTGATCCCGTCAGATTTCTACGATAATGACCTGCAAAAGAGCTGCTTTGTGGTAGACGCGCCGCAGCTTGGGAAAGGCCCACACCGCCTCTTTATTGCCCGCAAAGGGGATAAACCGGTAGGAGCGGTGATGGAAGCGACGGCGCCCGACGGCTATTCCGGCGCCATTCAGCTGCTTGTTGGCAGCGATTTCTCCGGCACTATTCTGGGTACTCGCGTGACGGAACATCATGAAACGCCGGGCCTGGGCGATAAAATTGAAACCCGTCTGAGCGACTGGATTTTGCACTTCGCCGGTAAAGTTATCCATGGCGAAGGGGATACCGCGTTTGCGGTGAAGAAAGATGGCGGCGAGTTCGACCAGTTCACCGGCGCGACCATCACGCCGCGCGCCGTGGTGAACGCCGTAAAACGAGCCGGGCTGTATGCTGAAACGCTGCCCGCGCAAATCAACAATCTTCCGGCCTGTGAGGAGTAA
- a CDS encoding electron transport complex subunit E, translating into MSQVKEVIVQGLWKNNSALVQLLGMCPLLAVTSTATNALGLGLATTLVLTLTNLSISALRRWTPSEIRIPIYVMIIASVVSIVQMLINAYAFGLYQSLGIFIPLIVTNCIVVGRAEAFAVKNSPAMSALDGFSIGMGATCAMFVLGSLREILGNGTLFDGADALLGGWAKALRVEVFHTDTPFLLAMLPPGAFIGLGMMLAIKYLIDEKRKRRAAERSVLEGTPEKAS; encoded by the coding sequence ATGAGCCAGGTTAAAGAGGTTATTGTCCAGGGGTTGTGGAAGAACAACTCCGCGCTGGTCCAGCTTCTGGGGATGTGTCCCCTGCTGGCGGTAACGTCCACCGCCACCAACGCGCTCGGTCTGGGTCTGGCAACCACGCTGGTTCTGACCCTGACCAACCTCTCCATCTCCGCCCTGCGCCGCTGGACGCCTTCGGAAATTCGTATTCCGATTTACGTCATGATCATTGCGTCGGTGGTCAGTATCGTCCAGATGCTGATTAACGCCTACGCGTTTGGCCTGTATCAGTCGCTCGGGATCTTTATTCCCCTTATCGTCACCAACTGTATCGTCGTTGGCCGTGCGGAAGCGTTCGCGGTGAAAAACAGCCCCGCCATGTCGGCGCTGGATGGTTTTTCCATTGGAATGGGCGCCACCTGCGCCATGTTCGTGCTGGGCTCGCTGCGCGAGATCCTCGGTAACGGTACGCTGTTTGACGGCGCAGATGCGCTGCTGGGCGGCTGGGCCAAAGCGCTGCGCGTTGAAGTGTTCCACACCGATACGCCATTCCTGCTGGCAATGCTGCCCCCTGGCGCGTTTATTGGCCTGGGCATGATGCTGGCGATAAAATACCTGATTGATGAGAAACGTAAGCGCCGCGCGGCTGAGCGTAGCGTTCTGGAAGGGACACCCGAGAAGGCTTCATGA
- the nth gene encoding endonuclease III, with the protein MNKEKRIAILTRLRDENPHPTTELNFTSPFELLIAVLLSAQATDVSVNKATALLYPVANTPKAMLELGVEGVKSYIKTIGLFNSKAENVIKTCRILLEQHGGEVPEDRAALEALPGVGRKTANVVLNTAFGWPTIAVDTHIFRVSNRTNFAPGKNVEQVEEKLLKVVPAEFKVDCHHWLILHGRYTCIARKPRCGSCIIEDLCEYKEKVYP; encoded by the coding sequence ATGAATAAAGAAAAGCGCATTGCGATCCTGACCCGTCTGCGGGACGAGAACCCGCACCCGACGACGGAGCTGAATTTTACCTCCCCGTTTGAGCTGCTGATCGCGGTGTTGCTCTCTGCGCAGGCGACCGACGTGAGCGTCAATAAAGCCACTGCCCTGCTCTATCCGGTCGCCAATACGCCAAAAGCCATGCTGGAGCTGGGCGTGGAAGGCGTGAAGTCCTATATCAAAACCATCGGCCTGTTTAACAGCAAAGCCGAGAACGTCATTAAGACCTGCCGGATCCTGTTGGAACAGCACGGAGGCGAAGTACCGGAAGATCGCGCCGCACTGGAAGCCTTACCGGGCGTGGGGCGTAAGACCGCAAACGTGGTGCTCAACACCGCGTTTGGCTGGCCGACCATCGCCGTGGATACGCATATTTTCCGCGTCTCTAACAGGACTAACTTCGCGCCGGGGAAAAATGTTGAGCAGGTCGAAGAGAAGCTGTTAAAGGTGGTTCCGGCCGAATTTAAGGTTGACTGCCATCACTGGCTGATTCTGCACGGCCGCTATACCTGTATTGCCCGTAAGCCTCGCTGCGGCTCCTGCATTATTGAAGATCTCTGCGAATACAAAGAAAAAGTGTATCCCTGA